A stretch of DNA from Tachysurus vachellii isolate PV-2020 chromosome 4, HZAU_Pvac_v1, whole genome shotgun sequence:
ATGTTGAACCTGCCATCTGAGCGTCTAAAAGTCTGCGCTCCCTTTACATATGTCGGGCTCATTGTATTTGGACCCTGGTCTGTCACAAGCAGACACACCAGAGGAGGACAGGCGGAGAGCAAGTGGCGGGCCATCATGTTCTGCTGCATGAGTTCAAGAGCAGTGCACGTCGAAGTCATTGAGTCTATGCACACATCGAGTTGCATAAATGCTCTCAGGCGCTTCTTTGCACTCGGAGGCCCTGCGAAACAGCTCTGTTCTGATTGCGGTACCAATTTCATTGGAGCGTGCAAGGAGCTTAGAATGGACAAAATGTGACCAAGGATGCAGCTGGGAATTCAACCCACCTCACAGCTCACACATGGGAGGCTCGTGGGAGCGCCTGATCAGCATTGCCAGAAGAATCCTAGATTAAATTTTTCTGCAGCTGAATACTCACTTAACCCATGAAGTTCTTTGCACACTAATGGCAGAGATTACTGCTATCATTAATGCACGACCACTCCACGATCACTGTGTCTGCAGACCCGGAACAACCATTCATACTTTCACCATCATTGTTCCTCACACAGAAGACAGGAGTCCTGCCTCCTCCTGGAGACTTCTCGGACAAGGACCTGTAAACCAGTTTACAACCAGGCTTGCAAACCAGTTCTAGACCCGCTGGAGTCACAAATACTTACCTTGCTTGCAACACAGGCCAAAGTGGACAGTACCTCACAGAAACCTTCAAGTGGGAGATCTAGTTCTGTTCAGAGACAAGCAGATAGCCCGCAACTGTTGGCCCATGGCCAGAAATTCAGTTCATAATTACTTTTCTTTCATCTACctcatttgtaataaaatatattatttgttttatgtgataagccacttcctgtttggtcACTTCCTGTTAGTGCTCAGTTCTCCATGAAAGCAATGAGACAGACATGGTGTGCTCTCTATAATAATCCATCGCATCCACTAAAAAGCATCATAGAGGCAATGCCGTAAGTTCATTAATATGACATTGGACATGTTAAAGATCATATATTAGTGATTTGTTAAAAAGGTGATGTTTTATAAGTGGCTAAAAATGGTTGTTTACCATTTTGTCCAAGCTTCCAGCGATGCTAATAGCTAATaatagtttgtgtttgttagtgATTTATAATGCAATTTTAGCCAAGACATTGGACACTGAAtattgttgtattgttttattacagttttaacCGCAAATGTTAATGAGAAAAGGGTGACAGTAAATGATCAATCTTACTACAACTCTGTCTTCATTGGCTACGGTTTAACTTGGTGTTTAGTCATAGTTTCAAGACAATCCACGGGAACACAACACCAAAAGTAATGAGTCTGATGACTGTggtatcatctgcaaactttATTATCTTGgtattatatttatctttgtataaagaaatgtatcgttaaaagtgctgtaaaattatttgaattgaattgaagatgTAGGCTGTGTTTCGAGTGCTGAAACATTTCCTCCGAAAACTCAGAGGCTACCTTTGGTGGTACCCTTCATCAATCATTAGGGCTGTGTTTGCACTCTCTGTTCAGGTTGGTAGAATCACATCTGGCCCTAGATAGAGACCAGATTTCTTTCTCTGATCACAATTTATACTAAAGATTGCATGATCGTGTAGCAGGCTTCCTGCTGAAGCAGGGGCTGAGGCCTGGAGAATGGCATTTCCATCAATATTGGAATGCATATGGCAATTCTTGGCTGGCCGGAAGTGGCTTTGTTTGTCTCTGAGGAGTTAACCCGCTGTCGCCTGTGGCTTTCTCTTTTTACCAGTCCCTTTGGGGGCTAGATGCCATGTTGCAATCATAGCTGTAGGGGTCCCAGCCAGGGTTTGCCATGACAGAACCCTCCTGTTACTGCTGGCTCCATAATGGCCCACCTGAATCTGGCTTGTGGGCCTAAATTCTTTCTTGGTCAAAGCTCTTTGGGAGTGCCCCATCAGGAGAAATCTCCTTTCTCCTGCACAGGGGGGCGATTCTCCACCACACCCCTGTTCTCTAGTCTTTCACATTCTGTGCAGTGCCAGGTGGCTGAGGAGGAGAGACTGCACCTGCTTTGCCCAGTTAATTTTCTCTGCACTGCCTTGCTCGAGAGTGTCGTGtatttcctttctgtttttgtcCACTTTGGCAGCCGGAACAATAGCAAACTGGTCTCCAACCCTTATCAGGTTCTGCGACCTGGACCCTACTCCTGGGTCCTGGGTTTTACAGGGCTAATGGTGCTAATGGACTTCCAGGAAAGACATTTGATGTGTGACAGCAATTGTACTGGCATTTCTATAGCATTAAGTTCCCTCGAACTGTGAACGAGATGCTGTGTTGCTGGCCACACTCAGGGCATCCAATCATGCTTCCTTCATACATAGAAGCTTATAGAAGCAAGAGTAATGTAACATAGATGCCCTTTTGATGGTCGTGCTGGTGTGCTCCACTTCGTCACATGAACTACCCGAGCCAGAAAATCAGCATGATtaaacacagagcttcagacacaacttcttCAAAGAGATTTTCCATTGCGTCAGCCATGAGGAAATGCCTCCCAACAAATAAACATCCAACCATGCTGCTCTAAAGTTTGGGGAATTTTGCTGGTGTTAGATTTCATACATTTAACATGGCAAGCGATGAAAATAGGTATTACAAGGAAACACGCCCTTTTTGAAATGTGTATGGTTTGGGGAAATTTTGGCCTATTTGTTGTTTCCTGTATATGATAACAGTATGATGTAGCTGGCTTTATTTGTCTCCAAAATCTTTATTACTGTGTAGACTTAAAGCACAGTAATgcctttttaattttatttttaattaattttaaagtattaaaaaaacattactatgcttttttaatgcttttaaaccGTTTCAATAGCATGTTATCTGCCCATTGTAATTAGGTGTAAACGTTTATAGGAACCTTGGCATAattgtaaacattaaaaaattaattttaaaacaagtgcattttttttaaataaaacatttcaagcaTACATTTATCTTAGTTATTTAAGTCTAACAtgctataatatataatgttctataatttaatattctatattattacataatatataatatttttagtaTGTTTGCAACAGACAAAATTCAGTATGTATTTTGGATTCAGTAAAATACAAGGCAAACAAATGcacatatacaaattaaagactataatataataatataaaataatatataaaatatataagaatTAGGATATAGGAAATGGTGCATAATACAGTATTAATGGATGTTATATTAGTGAAAACATGTACAATACAAACCTCTTGGATCTCTGGATCCAGCAAATTATGCTGAAGTTTCTCATCTGAgctttggtttattttattttattacaattttattttattactagtGATATTAATAACCCCAGTAGCTGAAccttagaataaataaattttaaaaggtgtagtAATGTTTACTTTTAACATTGCCTtcactaatatttaaatacatattcaCACCAGATCATTACTCAGTGTGACACTGCACTAGTTTCAGTAACAGGAAACATTAGTGACCATTACTGACCCTTATTAAAAAGAAGcttattacacacactttttatgcAAACCTTTTTTTCAAATGAGCTCTCTGCTCTGAAGGTTTCAATCACAGGCCACCATTCATTATGACCTCCATTAAATTGATCGGATGATGGAAACTAAGCAAGTTTGTGTTTCTAAAACCAAGAAGGGTCTGtagattataattattatttaatcatcataatcataataataatatagttttaCTCTTTCACATAATCCTTTTACAGTATCCTTACTTCCCCTGATCATAATGATGTTCAATATATTGGATATAGAGTATCAATGACATTTATACCCTAAAGTTTTGGGGCAAGTGTTCAGTAGTTTTCACACTGTTGACCCTATAGAGAAGGTACCTGATCCAGTATTTTCTAAATTTCTCATCTCTGACCCCATAGATTATCGGGCTCAAGAACCGTGGGATTATGTAAACTAGCAGAAAGTTGATGTATCGTATCTCCAGTCCATATTGTGGAAACAACTGGATTAGAGGTGCCTGCATTGATGGCACCACAAAAGCCAGCATGCAGAGCAACAGTTGCACACCATGGAGCAGCACAGTGTTCCGTGCCTTTTTCACAGACACCAGGTCAGTGGATGCTGCTCGTGCTGTTAACATGATTTTACAATATGTGTAGAGCAAGGCCaaaaagacaaaggaaaaataGACACTGTCAAAAGCACAATTCTTGTAGTAGATGGAGTGGTCACGGAAGAGCATTGAGTGGTCACAGAAGATAAAGCTTCTAAAAAAAGATGCTGGCTCTTTAGTAAGAGTTATAAAGAGGTCTGTGAGAGGTGGTGTAATGCTTAGAACAAGGATAATCCCAATGAGCCAGATGGTGCGTGGCACTGTGCACATGTGGCTATAATGCAGGGGAAAGCAAATGGAAACGTAGCGCTCAATGGCCATCCCAGCAAGGATGAGTGGTGTAGATCGTGTTGATAGAACAGCTATCATGATGAGTGGGCAACAGGCAGACACCAGGATCTTGGAGAAAGCATAACTCACCTGGGTAAATGACATTTTGAAAAGGAATAACATTAAGGACCGATTTTATGTAAGTACAATAGCAAAGCACATTCAGCAACAAACAGATTTTGTACACTGAAcatcataataaatataaatttggaCTTTATTTTGAAATACACACAATGATTTTGACAGAATGAGAaacataaaactttttttttaaaaaagcaaattgCACAGCTTCAGCTTTAGTTTGCTTTCATTGAATACTCAAGGTTTTCTTTATAATGTCATAAGTCTCATTATTAAtgcaatattaattatattggtGTAGCAAAGATCATAAATCAAAAAactctataaaatatatataattttcaatgatataatttattttttatttgcttatacATTTGGTCAATTGTAATGCAGGTTTGCACTCTCTTGTTACTCATATATTTTGgataaatagtttattttttacaataaaaggCACATTCATTTTTCCTACAGTCTACACATTTATATTGGCTTACTTGAACTAGTTGAGTTGAGGGAAAATTGGTTTATACACTTACCACATACAGACCTGTTACAACCGTCAGCTGGACTGCATCATTAATGACcatgtaaataaacattatgtAGCGTGGGTCCTCATAGAAAAAGTTGTGTCTAAAGAAGGTTGATGTCATAGTACCATTGAGGATGCTGAGGGCCAGCCACACTAGCATGGCCATTATGTTTTTGGTAAGTAAACTGCTAAAGCTTTCCCTTGGACTAACATTCTGTGGCAGGCTGAGGTTGAAGTTTTCATATGCAAAGCCAGCAGAAAAGTTCATGATCTGAAAGTTTTATGATAAATGATGAGACGTCGCTATAACTCTTACTGggaatgtatgtattttttctgCGGAATGAGGAATATGTATTTATCCACTACTTGTTTTAGTGGATCTGTAAACTTACCCTTTGTGTTATTGGTCTGTCCTGTCTACAGGCACAAACTTGctcttatatactgtagcacTGTTGTAATTGATCAAAATGGTTGATGGGTGAGCAGTGTAAGAATTCTATGGGGAACATTTCAACCTTGCTCAGAGGAAGACATACTTCCTCCATCTTTCCATACTGTGGAAAATTTTTAAACTTGTAAGTTTTAAGactaaattacatttacagcat
This window harbors:
- the LOC132844780 gene encoding odorant receptor 131-2-like — protein: MNFSAGFAYENFNLSLPQNVSPRESFSSLLTKNIMAMLVWLALSILNGTMTSTFFRHNFFYEDPRYIMFIYMVINDAVQLTVVTGLYVVSYAFSKILVSACCPLIMIAVLSTRSTPLILAGMAIERYVSICFPLHYSHMCTVPRTIWLIGIILVLSITPPLTDLFITLTKEPASFFRSFIFCDHSMLFRDHSIYYKNCAFDSVYFSFVFLALLYTYCKIMLTARAASTDLVSVKKARNTVLLHGVQLLLCMLAFVVPSMQAPLIQLFPQYGLEIRYINFLLVYIIPRFLSPIIYGVRDEKFRKYWIRYLLYRVNSVKTTEHLPQNFRV